TTATAGCTGTTTTAAACGATAAAGAAAGAGGAAAGTCTATGCAAAAAGTTGAGTTTCTTGATACCAGCCTTCGGGATGGTGAGCAGACACCGGGAGTGAATTTCTCTATTAAGGAAAAGGTTGCCATTGCTAAACAACTAGAAAAATGGGGAATTTCTGCTATTGAAGCTGGTTTCCCAGCTGCTAGTCCAGATTCATTTGCGGCAGTGCAAGAGATTGCTAAAGTCATTACTAAAGCTTCTGTCACTGGCTTGGCGCGTTCGGTTAAGTCTGACATCGATGCTTGCTACGAGGCACTCAAGGATGCCAAACATCCGCAGATTCACGTTTTCATTGCGACCAGTCCCATCCACAGAGAGTTCAAGCTGAAAAAGTCAAAGGAAGAGATTTTAGCAGCCATTAAGGAGCATGTTTCTTATGCTCGTTCTAAGTTTGAGATTGTCGAGTTTTCACCTGAGGACGCAACACGGACAGAGCTTGATTTTCTGCTTCAAGTTGTCCAGACAGCAGTTGATGCAGGTGCTAGCTACATCAACATTCCAGACACAGTCGGCTTTACTACGCCAGAAGAGTTTGGCAATATCTTCAAGCATTTGATTGACAATGTCCAAACGGATCGTGAGATTATCTACAGTCCTCACTGTCACGATGATTTGGGAATGGCAGTAGCTAACAGCCTGTCTGCGGTCAAATACGGAGCTAGACGGGTGGAAGGCACAATCAACGGTATTGGTGAGCGTGCTGGTAATGCTGCGCTGGAAGAAGTAGCAGTTGCTTTAGAAATTCGCAAGGATTATTACCAAGTTGAGACAGACATTGTCCTCAATGAAACCATCAACACTTCTGAGTTGGTATCCCGCTTCTCAGGCATTCCAGTGCCTAAGAATAAGGCAGTCGTTGGTGGCAATGCCTTCTCTCATGAATCTGGTATCCATCAGGATGGTGTTCTTAAGAATCCACTGACCTATGAAATCATTACTCCTGAGCTAGTCGGTGTCAAGAGCAACTCACTCCCACTTGGTAAACTCTCTGGCCGCCACGCCTTTGTTGAAAAACTCAAAGAACTGTCTCTGGACTTTGGAGAATCTGAAATTAATGAGCTCTTTGCTAAGTTTAAGGTCTTGGCGGATAAGAAAAACGAAGTCACGGACGCTGACATTCGGGCTCTGATTGCTGGAACGACAGTTGAAAATCCAGAAGGCTTCCACTTTAATGATCTGCAGCTGACGACCAATGACGATCATACTATCACAGCAGATGTGCAGCTGGTTAATGGCGACGGCGAGACAGTCAACTGTGTGGCAGAAGGCAAGGGAAGTGTCGAAGCTATCTTTAATGCTATTGACCAATTCTTTAACCAGTCCGTTCAACTTTTAGCCTATAATATTGAGGCCGTGACGGACGGGATTGACTCTCAGGCTCGTGTTTTGGTAGCCGTTGAAAATACGGACACAGATACGATTTTCAACTCCTCTGGTATTGACTTTGATGTTCTTAAGGCCAGCGCCATTGCCTATATACATGCCAATACCTTTGTGCAAAAGGAAAATGCAGGTGAAATCGGCCATCAGGTATCCTACCACGATCTGCCTGCAAATAATTAGAAGGAAGCGACTATGACAAAAGAAATTGTAGCTCTGGCGGGTGACGGTATCGGCCCAGAAATCATGGAAGCCGGTCTCCAAGTACTTGCTGCTGTTGCGGACAAGTTCGGTTTTACGTATCATATCACGGAGAAGGCTTTTGGGGGTGCTGGTATCGATGCGGAAGGTCATCCTCTGCCTCAGTCAACTCTAGAAGCGGCCAAGGAGGCGGATGCTATTCTCCTAGCAGCTATCGGCAGTCCCCAGTATGATAATGCTCCAGTTCGTCCTGAGCAAGGTTTGCTCGCTCTGCGGAAGGAGCTTGAACTCTATGCTAATATCCGCCCAGTTAAGATTTTCGATTCTCTGAAGCATTTGTCGCCTTTGAAGGCTGAAAGAATTGCTGGCGTGGACTTCGTGGTCGTGCGTGAGCTGACTGGTGGGATTTACTTTGGTGAGCATATTTTGGAGGACAGATCTGCGCGTGATATTAACGACTACAGCTATGAAGAGGTGGAGCGGATTGTCCGTAAGGCCTTTGATATTGCGCGTGGTCGCAGAAAGCGCGTGACCAGTATTGATAAGCAGAATGTGCTAGCGACATCCAAACTCTGGCGCAGAGTAGCAGATGAGGTGGCCAAGGATTATCCAGATGTGACCTTAGAGCACCAACTGGTGGACAGCGCTGCGATGCTCATGATTACCAATCCTGCTAAGTTTGATGTTGTTGTAACGGAAAATCTCTTCGGCGATATTCTCTCAGACGAGTCCAGTGTCTTGTCAGGGACGCTGGGAGTTATGCCATCAGCCAGTCATTCGACTGCTGGGCCAAGTCTTTACGAGCCTATCCATGGCTCGGCTCCAGATATTGCAGGGCAGGGCATTGCTAATCCTATCAGCATGATCCTTTCTGTAGCCATGATGCTGCGGGATAGTTTTGCAGAGCTAGAAGCTGCAGAAGCGATTGAAGCAGCGGTTGAAAAGACCTTGGCTCAAGGGATTTTAACGCGAGATCTGGGCGGTCAGGCGACAACAACTCAAATGACGGAGGCCATTATCAATAACTTATGAAATGGATATTAACAGGTATTTGCCTGCTATGGAACCTTGTCGTTTTTCTGCTTTATGGCTGGGATAAGCGAAAGGCTAAGAAAAATCACTACCGCATTCCCGAGAAAACCTTGCTCTTGTCAGCTCTGGCAGCTGGAGGTTTAGGTGCTTTATTAGGCGGCCGCCTCTTTCATCACAAGACTAGAAAATGGTATTTCTGGCTGGCTTGGATTTGCGGAATAATAGTGGAAATTGGAATTTTGTATTACATATGGAGAAGCTAGTATGGCTGGAAAATCAATTTTTGATAAGATTTGGGAAAGACACGTAATAACAGGCCAAGAAGGTCAACCCCAGCTTATGTATGTGGATCAGCATTATATTCATGAAGTAACCAGCCCTCAGGCTTTTCAAGGCCTTCGAGATGCAGGGCGCAAAGTTAGACGGCCGGACTTGACCTTTGGAACTTTTGACCATAATGTTCCTACGGTCAATATCTATGATATACGGGATGTGATTTCCAAGGCTCAGATTGATAAGCTTTCTGAAAATGTCAAGGATTTTGGCATCGAGCATGCGGCTCACGGATCAGAACTGCAGGGGATTGTCCATATGGTTGGACCCGAAACGGGCAAGACGCAGCCAGGGAAATTTATCGTCTGCGGTGACAGTCACACGGCCACTCACGGAGCTTTTGGAGCTATTGCTTTTGGAATTGGTACTTCGGAGGTGGAGCACGTCTTTGCTACACAGACCATTTGGCAGGTCAAGCCTAAGAAAATGTTGGTCAAATTTACTGGAGTGCCACCTAAAGGTGTTTATTCTAAAGACTTTATCCTTGCTCTGATTGCCAAATACGGTGTAGCTGCGGGTGTTGGCTATGTGGTCGAGTATGCTGGTGATGCCATTGATCATTTGACTATGGAAGAGCGCATGACCATCTGCAATATGTCCATTGAGTTTGGCTCAAAGATGGGCATTATGAATCCCGATCAGAAGACTTATGATTACGTTAAAGGGCGGCCGGGCGCTCCCAAGGATTTTGAGGCAGCAGTAGCTGATTGGAAGACTCTGGTCAGTGATCCTGATGCTGTCTATGATAAGGTCATTGAGATGGATGTTTCCCAGTTGGCACCTATGGTGACTTGGGGAACCAATCCTTCTATGGGAGTAGAGTTTGGCGCGGCTTTCCCAGAAATTCGCGATATGAACGACGAGCGGGCCTACAATTACATGGACCTCTCTCCGGGTAAGAAAGCAGAAGATATTGACCTAGGTTATATCTTTATCGGCTCTTGCACCAATGCCAGACTCAGCGATTTGCAGCTGGCAGCTAAGTTTGTCGCTGGCAAGCACATCGCTCCCAATCTGACTGCTATCGTCGTACCAGGCTCTCGTCCGGTCAAGCGGGCTGCTGAAAAGATGGGACTGGATAAAATTTTCATGGATGCAGGCTTTGAGTGGCGCGATCCTGGTTGTTCCATGTGCCTGGGAATGAATCCAGACAAGGTGCCAGATGGAGTTCACTGTGCCTCGACCAGTAATCGGAACTTTGAGGATCGTCAGGGATTTGGTGCTAAAACCCATCTTTGCAGTCCTGCCATGGCAGCAGCGGCAGCTATTGCCGGGCACT
This genomic window from Streptococcus cristatus AS 1.3089 contains:
- the leuC gene encoding 3-isopropylmalate dehydratase large subunit; the encoded protein is MAGKSIFDKIWERHVITGQEGQPQLMYVDQHYIHEVTSPQAFQGLRDAGRKVRRPDLTFGTFDHNVPTVNIYDIRDVISKAQIDKLSENVKDFGIEHAAHGSELQGIVHMVGPETGKTQPGKFIVCGDSHTATHGAFGAIAFGIGTSEVEHVFATQTIWQVKPKKMLVKFTGVPPKGVYSKDFILALIAKYGVAAGVGYVVEYAGDAIDHLTMEERMTICNMSIEFGSKMGIMNPDQKTYDYVKGRPGAPKDFEAAVADWKTLVSDPDAVYDKVIEMDVSQLAPMVTWGTNPSMGVEFGAAFPEIRDMNDERAYNYMDLSPGKKAEDIDLGYIFIGSCTNARLSDLQLAAKFVAGKHIAPNLTAIVVPGSRPVKRAAEKMGLDKIFMDAGFEWRDPGCSMCLGMNPDKVPDGVHCASTSNRNFEDRQGFGAKTHLCSPAMAAAAAIAGHFVDVRQLPEVQ
- a CDS encoding 2-isopropylmalate synthase, coding for MQKVEFLDTSLRDGEQTPGVNFSIKEKVAIAKQLEKWGISAIEAGFPAASPDSFAAVQEIAKVITKASVTGLARSVKSDIDACYEALKDAKHPQIHVFIATSPIHREFKLKKSKEEILAAIKEHVSYARSKFEIVEFSPEDATRTELDFLLQVVQTAVDAGASYINIPDTVGFTTPEEFGNIFKHLIDNVQTDREIIYSPHCHDDLGMAVANSLSAVKYGARRVEGTINGIGERAGNAALEEVAVALEIRKDYYQVETDIVLNETINTSELVSRFSGIPVPKNKAVVGGNAFSHESGIHQDGVLKNPLTYEIITPELVGVKSNSLPLGKLSGRHAFVEKLKELSLDFGESEINELFAKFKVLADKKNEVTDADIRALIAGTTVENPEGFHFNDLQLTTNDDHTITADVQLVNGDGETVNCVAEGKGSVEAIFNAIDQFFNQSVQLLAYNIEAVTDGIDSQARVLVAVENTDTDTIFNSSGIDFDVLKASAIAYIHANTFVQKENAGEIGHQVSYHDLPANN
- the leuB gene encoding 3-isopropylmalate dehydrogenase; the protein is MTKEIVALAGDGIGPEIMEAGLQVLAAVADKFGFTYHITEKAFGGAGIDAEGHPLPQSTLEAAKEADAILLAAIGSPQYDNAPVRPEQGLLALRKELELYANIRPVKIFDSLKHLSPLKAERIAGVDFVVVRELTGGIYFGEHILEDRSARDINDYSYEEVERIVRKAFDIARGRRKRVTSIDKQNVLATSKLWRRVADEVAKDYPDVTLEHQLVDSAAMLMITNPAKFDVVVTENLFGDILSDESSVLSGTLGVMPSASHSTAGPSLYEPIHGSAPDIAGQGIANPISMILSVAMMLRDSFAELEAAEAIEAAVEKTLAQGILTRDLGGQATTTQMTEAIINNL
- a CDS encoding DUF1294 domain-containing protein, which encodes MKWILTGICLLWNLVVFLLYGWDKRKAKKNHYRIPEKTLLLSALAAGGLGALLGGRLFHHKTRKWYFWLAWICGIIVEIGILYYIWRS